The stretch of DNA TTCTTCTGTCCTCTTGCGCTGAGCTGCTACACCGCAAACAAGTATGGAGAAAACTGTTGCTTGGGTTGTGTGCCAGGAGGCTTAACAGCCATGAGGACTCACATGAGACTGACCTATGGTATTCAGGTATGTCATTCATATAGAGACATTAATTATTTCTCTCACACTTTCCAGGTTCATGAAATAATATTACCAAATTTCTAGAAATTGGGTAACCTTACTTGTGGGAAATGTTCTAACatactgtgttgtgttttgttttgcaatcTTTCAACTCCAGGGAACAGTGTGCAATGACGCCTTGATGACTTTTTTCTGTGGACTTTGCGAGGTATGCAGGATGGCACGAGAAATCCGCATCAGGAATGGAGACGTTTCACCGTAACAAGAGATAAAGATTTCTGAGCCCTATTTCATAAAAATTTTGTCAATGATGCCTTGATgatgaagtttgtgttttttattggtATGTTTTTCATagctttcattcaaatgaaaacataatgagCTATTAAAGAGCAGCTAATTACAGATGCAATTCAATATATGGAATTTAatttcacctttgaccttcacTGTATACTGTACTATACAATTCTGTTATAGTGTAAATACGCCGCATTATTAACTGCTAACATAATGAACTGCTTTTATGTATAATCCGTTTGTCAGTAAAATGTGATTGTTTAAATTTACTTCATGTTGTTATGATTGTTTGTGGCCTTTCTTTGAAGAATATTAGAATCTTAAATTGCTAGATGGGTCTGTTTCCCAAAGAAATGTATCTAAGTACTGCTAAGAACCTCTACTCTAAACTGTGGTGATGTTTTGGCACCCCCTCCACGTATGAAttgagtttgtgttgtttttttatcgGTGATATTCATCGGGTACTTCGGATGTAACTTCCTCTggatttgaaagaaaatgttatcaACGCGGAGGTTAAACGGGCATGCCTCCTCTTCCTTGTACGTCACAACGCACCGCGCCCTGATTGGCTATTTCCTTCGTGGCCTGGCAACCAGAAGAGGTGTCGCCAAACAGATCGATTTCTCAGCAGCTAGCTCAGCAGCTAGCTACAGCAGCTAGCCACAGCGGTTAACCCGAGGCCGTTCAGCCGTCCACACGCCGTCATGTCTGCAAGGACTCTGCCGCTGCTCTTCATCAACCTCGGCGGGGAGATGCTGTACATCCTGGACCAGCGGCTCCGGGCTCAGAATATCCCGTCTGACAAAGCCAGGAAAGGTAGCTAGCTTAGCCGGCTAACAGCACAAGAGACCGCCCCGCATCAAGAGTCTATAATGCGATAACTGCACAGACATGgatggtgtttgtgttggagaAGTTTCGGGGAAAAGTCCATATAAAGACTATTCAAGCGTTACAGTTAATTAGTAAATTGGTTGTCTAAGGTCACAATTCACATAGACAAGTCATAGAGtattatattaattattgtcacatgcacatacagtatatatcattGTGCAAGTGATAAAGTGAGGATGATTACAGAGATCTTGCACTGAATAATTAGTTTTATCCAGCAGACAGCATACAAAAATACCTAAATCTATGTTGTGGTCCACCTTTGCTTTGAAGACAGCACCAGCTCTGCTAAACTTCAGCTTGGGCTTGGGCAGGCAGGTTGGTCCGAGCATCTTGGAGATcttgacaattttttttgtgttagtCTCCTTTGTCTCCTCATAGACTGTTACCATGATCCTGAGATCAAGGCACTACTATTGTTCCTGTCTGCGAAGATAGTGTTTGGGTCTGCTGTCTTTCTCTGGATAAAGTTGGGTCTGATAGGAAGCCGCCTGATGTCATCTGCCCAAAActgctgttaatatttgtgtAGTGGCTGGACACAGTATACACTTCATAGTGTTTCCAGGATTGTAGCATACTATTGTGTTAAATTAAGTCTTGACATTCTCACAACATTGTTGCATTTACATATCTacttttaattaattaagt from Echeneis naucrates chromosome 6, fEcheNa1.1, whole genome shotgun sequence encodes:
- the LOC115045301 gene encoding cornifelin homolog — protein: MSNPVVTHQPGAGGYGTNVQTGVWSTGLCSCCSDLLVCALGFFCPLALSCYTANKYGENCCLGCVPGGLTAMRTHMRLTYGIQGTVCNDALMTFFCGLCEVCRMAREIRIRNGDVSP